A genome region from Gossypium hirsutum isolate 1008001.06 chromosome A04, Gossypium_hirsutum_v2.1, whole genome shotgun sequence includes the following:
- the LOC121228196 gene encoding lysine-specific demethylase JMJ25 isoform X1, which translates to MVSVIDDDDRVYWYHLMLFDTKEKLVVFVIDNCNTSIVNFHRSCPDCLYDLCISCCHELRKGSQPGGNEAKSSHQLSAKRVNSRAMGSDDQIPAVAARNDWRAEEDGRIPCPPNGKGGCGRETLSLRRLFETNSVEQLIQSAEELTINFQLPDIEFSQGCSLCQTTCSAGNEAKNFEVRQAAHREKSHDNFVYCPNVMQLEDNSIQHFQTHWMRGEPVIVRNVLEKSSGLSWEPLVMWRAFIGAKMILKEEAKRVKAIDCLDWCEVLFWIRSIEKFGFKNFLRVEDIDTFMWCNIMHLDNVVIMWCTTNYVFG; encoded by the exons ATGGTATCAGTGATAGATGATGATGATCGAGTGTATTGGTATCACCTCATGCTCTTTGATACCAAGGAGAAACTTGTGGTTTTTGTTAT TGACAATTGCAATACATCCATTGTCAATTTCCATAGAAGCTGCCCTGATTGTTTATATGATCTATGTATATCATGCTGTCATGAACTTAGAAAAGGGTCTCAGCCTGGAGGGAATGAAGCAAAATCTTCTCACCAGCTGTCTgctaaaagagtaaatagtcgaGCTATGGGTTCAGATGACCAGATTCCTGCAGTGGCAGCAAGAAATGATTGGAGAGCTGAGGAAGATGGTAGGATTCCTTGTCCTCCAAATGGAAAGGGTGGTTGTGGTCGTGAGACACTTTCACTGAGACGCTTATTTGAAACTAATTCAGTTGAGCAACTGATTCAGAGTGCTGAGGAGCTCACCATTAATTTTCAGTTACCTGATATCGAGTTTTCTCAAGGCTGTTCTTTGTGTCAAACCACCTGCTCTGCAGGAAATGAAGCAAAAAACTTTGAAGTAAGGCAGGCAGCTCATAGAGAGAAAAGTCATGACAATTTTGTGTACTGCCCGAATGTAATGCAGTTGGAAGACAATAGCATTCAGCATTTTCAAACTCATTGGATGCGAGGTGAACCTGTTATTGTTAGAAATGTCCTTGAAAAAAGTTCTGGTCTTAGTTGGGAACCATTGGTTATGTGGAGAGCTTTTATAGGTGCAAAAATGATATTAAAAGAGGAGGCTAAGAGGGTTAAAGCAATTGATTGCTTGGACTGGTGTGAGGTACTTTTTTGGAtaagaagcatagaaaaatttggcttcaaaaattttctcagggttgaagatattgatacttttatgtggtgtaatattatgcacttggacaatgttgttattatgtggtgtactactaattatgtatttggataa
- the LOC121228196 gene encoding lysine-specific demethylase JMJ25 isoform X2, translated as MVSVIDDDDRVYCDNCNTSIVNFHRSCPDCLYDLCISCCHELRKGSQPGGNEAKSSHQLSAKRVNSRAMGSDDQIPAVAARNDWRAEEDGRIPCPPNGKGGCGRETLSLRRLFETNSVEQLIQSAEELTINFQLPDIEFSQGCSLCQTTCSAGNEAKNFEVRQAAHREKSHDNFVYCPNVMQLEDNSIQHFQTHWMRGEPVIVRNVLEKSSGLSWEPLVMWRAFIGAKMILKEEAKRVKAIDCLDWCEVLFWIRSIEKFGFKNFLRVEDIDTFMWCNIMHLDNVVIMWCTTNYVFG; from the exons ATGGTATCAGTGATAGATGATGATGATCGAGTGTATTG TGACAATTGCAATACATCCATTGTCAATTTCCATAGAAGCTGCCCTGATTGTTTATATGATCTATGTATATCATGCTGTCATGAACTTAGAAAAGGGTCTCAGCCTGGAGGGAATGAAGCAAAATCTTCTCACCAGCTGTCTgctaaaagagtaaatagtcgaGCTATGGGTTCAGATGACCAGATTCCTGCAGTGGCAGCAAGAAATGATTGGAGAGCTGAGGAAGATGGTAGGATTCCTTGTCCTCCAAATGGAAAGGGTGGTTGTGGTCGTGAGACACTTTCACTGAGACGCTTATTTGAAACTAATTCAGTTGAGCAACTGATTCAGAGTGCTGAGGAGCTCACCATTAATTTTCAGTTACCTGATATCGAGTTTTCTCAAGGCTGTTCTTTGTGTCAAACCACCTGCTCTGCAGGAAATGAAGCAAAAAACTTTGAAGTAAGGCAGGCAGCTCATAGAGAGAAAAGTCATGACAATTTTGTGTACTGCCCGAATGTAATGCAGTTGGAAGACAATAGCATTCAGCATTTTCAAACTCATTGGATGCGAGGTGAACCTGTTATTGTTAGAAATGTCCTTGAAAAAAGTTCTGGTCTTAGTTGGGAACCATTGGTTATGTGGAGAGCTTTTATAGGTGCAAAAATGATATTAAAAGAGGAGGCTAAGAGGGTTAAAGCAATTGATTGCTTGGACTGGTGTGAGGTACTTTTTTGGAtaagaagcatagaaaaatttggcttcaaaaattttctcagggttgaagatattgatacttttatgtggtgtaatattatgcacttggacaatgttgttattatgtggtgtactactaattatgtatttggataa